Proteins encoded within one genomic window of Bacteroides sedimenti:
- a CDS encoding GntP family permease translates to MTAIGALIGLLISVYLIIKKIHPTYSLIAGAIIGGLLGGLPLTETVKVMTDGVKDITPAIIRILTAGVLSGILVKTGAAATISNAIIHKLGEKHVFFALALATMLLCAVGVFIDVAVITVAPIALSIGKRLGLSPSVLLIAMIGGGKCGNIISPNPNTIIAAENFRADLSSVMFSNIIPALLGLLFTVYVVVRLIPKKFVNIRNEQEASDDQSLPSLASSLVAPVVTILLLALRSLLGITIDPLLALPVGGLCGIICMKQWKNILISMEFGLQKMSTVAILLIGTGTIAGVIKNSTLKDWILQLLSQAHFNEVTIAPISGALMSAATASTTAGATLASASFADTIMAVGISAAWGAAMINSGATVLDHLPHGSFFHATGGVCELSFRERMKLVPYETLIGAVLAAFSTLMCLMNF, encoded by the coding sequence ATGACAGCAATTGGCGCATTAATCGGATTATTGATATCCGTGTACTTAATCATAAAGAAAATCCATCCAACTTACAGCCTCATTGCCGGAGCAATTATCGGAGGTTTGCTTGGTGGACTTCCACTAACAGAAACAGTAAAAGTGATGACTGACGGGGTTAAGGATATAACTCCCGCTATTATTCGGATTCTTACAGCAGGTGTATTGTCGGGTATTCTCGTTAAAACGGGAGCAGCCGCTACAATATCCAATGCTATCATTCATAAACTAGGTGAAAAACACGTGTTCTTTGCATTAGCACTGGCCACTATGTTGTTATGCGCCGTGGGGGTATTTATTGATGTGGCGGTAATCACCGTAGCACCTATTGCCCTTTCCATCGGTAAACGCCTGGGACTTTCTCCTTCCGTATTATTAATAGCCATGATTGGCGGAGGAAAATGTGGAAATATTATCTCTCCCAATCCAAACACCATTATTGCAGCCGAGAACTTCAGAGCCGACTTGTCTTCTGTTATGTTCTCCAATATTATCCCAGCTCTGTTGGGGCTTTTATTCACTGTGTATGTTGTTGTACGGCTTATCCCTAAGAAATTTGTGAATATCAGAAATGAGCAAGAGGCGTCTGACGACCAGTCATTGCCTTCTCTTGCCAGTAGCCTGGTTGCCCCCGTCGTAACTATTTTATTATTGGCGCTGCGCTCTTTGCTGGGTATCACCATTGACCCATTACTTGCTTTGCCTGTTGGCGGACTTTGTGGCATCATCTGCATGAAACAGTGGAAAAATATTCTTATAAGCATGGAGTTTGGTTTGCAAAAGATGTCGACAGTAGCCATATTACTCATAGGAACCGGAACTATTGCCGGTGTTATCAAGAACTCAACTCTAAAGGACTGGATTCTTCAGTTGCTCAGTCAGGCTCATTTCAATGAAGTGACCATTGCTCCTATATCAGGAGCGCTGATGTCGGCAGCTACTGCTTCAACAACAGCAGGTGCAACACTCGCTTCGGCATCTTTTGCCGATACAATCATGGCTGTGGGTATATCTGCCGCATGGGGCGCAGCGATGATAAATTCCGGAGCAACAGTTTTAGACCACCTGCCTCACGGTTCTTTCTTTCATGCAACAGGAGGCGTGTGCGAACTCTCTTTCAGGGAAAGAATGAAGTTGGTTCCTTATGAAACACTTATAGGAGCCGTGTTGGCTGCATTCTCTACCTTGATGTGCCTCATGAACTTTTGA
- a CDS encoding acyltransferase family protein, with translation MNQSKRLLSLDVLRGITIAGMILVNNAGACGFPYEPLRHAKWDGFTPADLVFPMFMFLMGISTYISLRKYDFQWKPAIRKIVKRAGLLFLIGVAMKWFIGSCESGTLIDLDHLRIMGVMQRLGICYGVTAIMALFIPHKRFLPVAILLLTGYFILQIVGNGFEKSADNIIAIVDSAILGNDHMYLQGKQFVDPEGLLSSIPAIAQVMIGFVCGKIIVNMKDNQQRMLNFFLMGTCLLFAGFLLSYACPLNKRLWSPSFVLVTCGVAALSLAAMVYVIDVKQHKKWFSFFEVFGANPLLLYVVGYIFGELFRLWKVNLFMFDTFLNPMFGDYFGSFMYAVLFLFLNWILGYILFRKRIYIKL, from the coding sequence ATAAATCAGTCAAAACGGCTACTCTCACTCGATGTTTTGAGAGGAATCACCATTGCCGGGATGATATTAGTCAACAATGCCGGAGCCTGCGGGTTTCCTTACGAACCATTGCGCCATGCAAAGTGGGATGGTTTTACCCCTGCCGACCTTGTATTCCCGATGTTTATGTTCCTGATGGGAATCTCAACCTATATCTCACTTCGGAAATATGATTTTCAGTGGAAACCTGCTATCCGGAAAATTGTAAAACGCGCAGGTTTGTTATTCCTGATAGGGGTTGCGATGAAGTGGTTTATAGGTTCCTGCGAAAGCGGAACCTTGATTGACTTGGATCATCTGCGCATAATGGGAGTCATGCAGCGGTTGGGTATTTGTTACGGCGTTACAGCAATTATGGCTTTGTTTATTCCACATAAGCGCTTCCTTCCGGTTGCAATACTCCTTTTAACAGGATACTTCATTCTTCAGATTGTAGGAAACGGATTCGAGAAGAGTGCCGATAATATTATCGCAATAGTTGATTCTGCGATTTTAGGTAACGATCACATGTATCTTCAAGGTAAACAGTTTGTTGATCCTGAAGGTCTGTTAAGCTCCATCCCGGCTATTGCACAAGTAATGATTGGTTTTGTATGCGGGAAAATCATTGTTAACATGAAAGATAATCAGCAGCGTATGCTGAATTTCTTTCTGATGGGAACTTGTTTGCTGTTTGCAGGCTTTCTGTTAAGCTACGCATGTCCGCTCAACAAACGTTTATGGTCGCCCAGCTTCGTGCTGGTTACCTGTGGTGTTGCAGCGCTTTCGCTGGCTGCTATGGTTTATGTTATTGATGTGAAACAGCATAAGAAGTGGTTCTCATTCTTTGAAGTTTTTGGTGCAAATCCGCTTTTGTTGTATGTGGTAGGATATATTTTTGGTGAGCTGTTCCGTTTGTGGAAAGTCAACCTTTTTATGTTTGATACATTCCTCAATCCGATGTTTGGAGACTATTTTGGTTCCTTTATGTATGCAGTCCTGTTTTTGTTCTTAAACTGGATTCTCGGATATATCTTGTTCAGAAAAAGAATCTATATAAAATTATAA
- a CDS encoding alpha-N-acetylglucosaminidase: protein MMKKSIYLFVCLFFLSLMAGAKGKDVASMQALVKRLIPSYSEKIQFKELKPVNGKDCFQLESGQNKIVISGNNANSMAMGLNYYLKYYCLTTVSWYADIPVEMPDTLPAVKNKIRVEAKVDKRFFLNYCTYGYTMTWWQWKDWERFIDWMALNGINMPLAITGQEAVWYKVWRKLGLSDQEIRSYFTGPTYLPWHRMANIDGWNGPLPMEWLDNQVELQKKILSRERELSMKPVLPAFAGHVPGVLKRIYPDANIQYLSKWAGFEDAYRCSFLNPEDPLFAKIQKQFLQEQTRLFGTDHIYGLDPFNEVDPPSWEPDYLRKVSSDMYRTLTAADSKAIWLQMTWMFYFDRAKWTAPRIEALLKGVPQDKMYLLDYHCENTELWKTTERFHGQPYIWCYLGNFGGNTTLTGNVKESGKRLDNALINGGANFKGVGSTLEGLDVMQFPYEYIFEKAWNLKNENAAWLESLADRHVGYASQPVREAWDILFNQIYVQVPKTLGVLPNFRPVMKDSYKRSDNGYQNATLLKVWAKLLQAPDCKRDAMRVDVITVGRQLLGNHFLNVKKEFDQMYAEKDLPALKARAAEMKEILNDLESLNAFHPYCTLDKWIADARALGDGPQLKDYYEKNARNLITTWGGRLNDYASRTWAGLIKDYYSKRWNMYMDAVILAAESDKEFDQKKLDKEIDAFENSWVNSTNPVKAEPKGELLTYARFLLKKYENRIK, encoded by the coding sequence ATGATGAAAAAAAGCATTTATCTGTTTGTTTGCCTGTTCTTCCTCTCCCTAATGGCAGGTGCAAAAGGGAAAGATGTTGCATCAATGCAAGCATTGGTAAAACGACTTATCCCGTCTTATTCCGAAAAAATTCAGTTTAAAGAGCTGAAACCAGTAAACGGCAAGGACTGTTTTCAACTGGAGTCCGGGCAAAATAAAATCGTGATAAGTGGTAACAATGCCAATTCGATGGCAATGGGACTGAATTATTATTTAAAATACTATTGCCTTACAACTGTTTCCTGGTACGCAGATATCCCGGTTGAAATGCCGGATACATTGCCCGCCGTGAAAAACAAAATCCGGGTAGAGGCGAAAGTAGACAAAAGGTTCTTCCTGAATTATTGCACCTACGGGTATACAATGACCTGGTGGCAGTGGAAAGATTGGGAACGGTTTATCGACTGGATGGCACTCAATGGTATAAACATGCCTCTTGCCATTACAGGGCAGGAAGCAGTATGGTACAAAGTTTGGAGGAAATTAGGATTATCCGACCAGGAAATTCGTTCCTATTTCACCGGACCAACTTATCTTCCGTGGCATCGCATGGCAAACATTGACGGGTGGAATGGTCCTCTGCCAATGGAATGGCTTGATAATCAGGTTGAATTACAAAAGAAGATTCTATCTCGTGAACGTGAGCTTAGCATGAAACCCGTATTGCCTGCTTTTGCCGGTCATGTTCCTGGTGTTTTGAAACGGATTTATCCCGATGCAAATATTCAATATTTAAGTAAATGGGCCGGATTTGAAGATGCTTACCGGTGTAGTTTCCTGAATCCTGAAGATCCGTTGTTTGCCAAAATACAGAAACAATTCCTCCAGGAGCAGACACGGCTCTTTGGAACCGACCATATTTATGGGTTAGACCCATTTAATGAGGTAGATCCGCCCAGCTGGGAACCCGATTACTTAAGAAAAGTCTCGTCCGATATGTATCGCACATTAACGGCTGCCGACTCAAAAGCTATCTGGTTGCAGATGACTTGGATGTTTTATTTTGATCGTGCGAAGTGGACGGCACCGCGCATCGAAGCCCTCTTGAAAGGAGTGCCTCAGGATAAAATGTATCTGCTCGATTATCACTGTGAAAATACAGAACTGTGGAAAACAACGGAACGTTTTCACGGTCAGCCATACATCTGGTGTTATCTTGGAAATTTCGGAGGAAACACCACTCTTACCGGAAATGTAAAAGAGAGCGGGAAACGACTTGATAACGCACTGATTAATGGTGGTGCCAACTTCAAAGGTGTTGGTTCTACCCTCGAAGGACTTGATGTGATGCAATTCCCCTATGAATACATTTTTGAAAAGGCATGGAATCTGAAGAACGAAAATGCAGCATGGCTCGAAAGCCTTGCCGACAGACATGTCGGTTATGCTTCGCAACCCGTTCGTGAAGCATGGGATATTCTTTTTAACCAGATATATGTTCAGGTTCCTAAGACATTGGGCGTTTTACCAAATTTCCGTCCGGTGATGAAAGATTCGTATAAACGTAGTGACAACGGCTACCAGAATGCAACTTTGCTGAAAGTGTGGGCTAAGTTGCTGCAGGCTCCCGATTGTAAAAGAGATGCCATGCGTGTGGATGTTATCACTGTGGGACGTCAGCTGTTAGGCAACCACTTCCTGAATGTGAAAAAAGAATTCGACCAAATGTATGCTGAAAAGGACCTCCCTGCACTAAAGGCCCGAGCAGCAGAAATGAAGGAGATTCTGAATGATTTGGAGTCTCTCAACGCTTTCCACCCGTACTGTACATTAGACAAATGGATTGCTGATGCACGCGCATTGGGTGATGGCCCGCAACTAAAAGATTATTACGAGAAGAATGCCCGTAATCTAATCACTACCTGGGGAGGCAGACTGAATGATTACGCCAGTCGTACCTGGGCCGGACTGATAAAGGATTACTATTCAAAACGTTGGAATATGTATATGGATGCAGTTATTCTTGCCGCCGAGAGTGATAAGGAATTCGACCAGAAAAAGCTGGATAAGGAAATCGATGCTTTTGAAAATTCATGGGTGAATTCCACAAATCCTGTAAAGGCAGAGCCAAAAGGTGAGTTGTTGACTTATGCAAGGTTTCTGTTGAAGAAATATGAAAACCGGATAAAATAA
- a CDS encoding DUF3822 family protein: MTEEVNTPQIDYSRTGQYTLTVRLTTEEFFYSIYNPTNEKAYSFLSKATNENLSMAANVKDALKENEFLKHSYKRVNVLVVTRRFTLIPFELFEDEQAETILYHNHPRQDNEVVLYNILKKANVVVVFAIDKSVYQQMKEQFPDASFYCHASTLAEYYSGLSKQGNNLKMYACLREKSVDVLCYERGRLLLINNFKCSATSDIIYYLLYVWKELDFNQERDELHLSGNFADKEGVVNGLKRFVRQLFVIKPDSVFSSDGNVKTEKIPFDLQALSLCDL, from the coding sequence ATGACTGAAGAGGTAAACACACCACAAATAGATTATTCCAGAACCGGGCAATACACACTCACCGTTCGCCTGACAACTGAAGAGTTCTTTTACTCCATCTATAACCCTACGAATGAGAAGGCGTATAGTTTCTTGTCGAAAGCGACCAACGAAAATCTCTCCATGGCGGCCAATGTAAAAGACGCCCTCAAGGAGAACGAATTTCTGAAGCATAGCTATAAAAGAGTAAATGTACTGGTGGTGACCCGGCGGTTTACCCTGATTCCTTTCGAACTTTTTGAGGATGAGCAGGCCGAAACAATTCTTTATCACAACCACCCCCGGCAGGACAATGAGGTAGTTCTTTACAACATCTTGAAAAAGGCTAATGTTGTGGTTGTCTTCGCAATTGATAAGAGCGTTTACCAGCAGATGAAGGAACAGTTCCCAGATGCCAGCTTCTACTGCCATGCAAGTACGCTTGCCGAATACTATTCCGGGCTCAGCAAACAGGGAAATAACCTGAAAATGTACGCCTGTCTGCGAGAAAAATCGGTAGATGTGCTCTGCTATGAACGGGGCCGCCTCTTGCTTATCAACAACTTTAAGTGCAGTGCAACGTCAGACATCATCTATTACCTGCTCTATGTATGGAAAGAGCTGGACTTTAACCAAGAAAGAGACGAGCTGCATCTCTCCGGAAATTTCGCCGATAAAGAAGGCGTTGTAAACGGGCTCAAAAGATTTGTGAGGCAGTTGTTTGTCATTAAACCTGATTCAGTTTTTTCATCAGACGGAAACGTGAAAACAGAGAAAATCCCTTTCGACCTGCAGGCCCTCTCTTTGTGCGATTTATAG
- a CDS encoding ATP-dependent DNA helicase, translating into MINSYLVGQIKENFPHDFTTGQTRTVEELADFMLSPVNDAVFILRGYAGTGKTSLVSAVVKTMTKLGQKSILLAPTGRAAKVFSGYSGHPAYTIHKKIYRQQSFSNELSNFSLNDNLHTHTLFIVDEASMISNDGLSGTSFGTGRLLDDLVHYVYSGEGCRLLLMGDTAQLPPVGQEESPALVADILKGYGLAVREMNLTEVVRQLDDSGILWNATALRKLISQGDVDALPKIRVKGFPDIRLLPGSELIEEISSCYDKVGMDETIVVCRSNKRANIYNNGIRNTILYREEELSGGDLLMVAKNNYYWTQNSQGIDFIANGDMAVVRRVRRTREIYGFRFADVQLILPDYNDYELEATVLLDTLRSDSPALSREENDRLFYSVLEDYADISTKRERMKKMKADPHYNALQVKYGYAVTCHKAQGGQWKKVFLDQGYLTPEMLTPDYFRWLYTAITRATETLYLVNYPQEQVE; encoded by the coding sequence ATGATTAATAGCTATCTGGTTGGTCAAATTAAGGAAAATTTCCCTCACGATTTCACTACCGGTCAAACCCGTACTGTAGAGGAACTGGCCGATTTTATGCTTTCGCCAGTAAACGATGCCGTGTTTATTCTCAGGGGATATGCCGGAACCGGTAAAACATCCCTGGTCTCGGCTGTGGTGAAAACCATGACGAAGTTGGGGCAGAAATCCATCCTGCTGGCACCAACCGGTAGGGCTGCCAAGGTGTTCTCCGGATACTCCGGCCATCCGGCTTATACTATTCACAAGAAAATATACCGCCAGCAGTCGTTCAGCAACGAACTCTCCAACTTTTCGCTGAACGATAACCTGCACACCCACACACTCTTTATTGTTGATGAGGCTTCCATGATTTCTAACGACGGACTTTCGGGCACTTCGTTTGGCACGGGACGGCTTCTCGACGATTTGGTGCATTATGTTTATTCGGGCGAAGGGTGCCGCTTGCTGTTGATGGGCGATACGGCCCAGCTTCCTCCGGTGGGGCAGGAGGAGAGCCCGGCACTTGTGGCCGATATCCTGAAAGGGTACGGACTGGCAGTGCGGGAGATGAACCTGACCGAGGTGGTGCGTCAGCTTGACGACTCGGGGATTCTCTGGAATGCCACGGCTCTCAGGAAACTCATTTCGCAGGGAGATGTAGATGCATTGCCCAAAATAAGGGTAAAAGGGTTTCCCGATATCCGACTCTTGCCCGGCTCTGAACTGATTGAGGAGATAAGCAGTTGCTATGACAAGGTGGGGATGGACGAAACAATCGTTGTATGCCGTTCCAATAAACGGGCAAATATCTACAACAACGGCATTCGCAATACGATACTCTACAGAGAGGAAGAACTCAGTGGGGGCGATTTGCTGATGGTGGCAAAGAATAACTATTACTGGACACAGAATTCCCAAGGGATAGACTTTATTGCCAACGGCGATATGGCGGTGGTGCGCCGTGTACGAAGAACCCGCGAAATTTACGGATTTCGTTTTGCCGATGTTCAGCTCATTTTGCCCGACTATAACGATTATGAACTGGAAGCCACCGTGCTGCTCGACACACTTCGTTCCGATTCTCCGGCACTTTCCAGGGAAGAAAACGACCGCCTTTTCTATTCTGTTCTGGAAGATTATGCTGACATCTCCACCAAACGCGAGCGGATGAAGAAGATGAAAGCCGACCCTCACTATAACGCACTTCAGGTGAAGTACGGATATGCCGTGACCTGCCACAAGGCCCAGGGCGGGCAGTGGAAAAAGGTGTTTCTGGACCAGGGATATTTAACCCCCGAAATGCTGACCCCCGATTACTTCCGATGGCTATATACCGCCATCACCCGTGCCACGGAGACCCTCTATCTGGTTAACTATCCGCAGGAACAGGTGGAGTAA
- a CDS encoding family 20 glycosylhydrolase codes for MRHVTYICTLVAFLLFASVEGKAVVNPKPFVIPELKEWKGNDGMFIPTENTRVVYPVNDTELQRVARLFADDYKTMFGRSLEVVKGKGGAGDFIFSRRADKKLGKEGYAIKVTDRVQLSAPEYIGVYWGTRTLLQIAEQSDNRQLPKGTIKDAPDYPLRGFMIDCGRKFIPLSFLQDYVKIMSYYKMNTLQIHLNDNGFYKLFENDWSKTYAAFRLESDTYPGLAARDGYYTKKEFIDLQKLAEQNYVDIIPEIDVPAHSLAFTHYKPEIGSKEYGMDHLDLFNPETYTFVDGLFKEYLEGENPVFRGKKVHIGTDEYSNAKKDVVEKFRSFTDHYIRFVESFGKQACVWGALTHAKGDTPVKSENVIMGAWYNGYADPVEMKKQGYKLISVPDGLVYIVPKAGYYYDYLNTKYLYENWTPVHVGKVVFDEKDPAILGGMFAVWNDHVGNGISTKDIHHRCYPALQTLAVKMWTGKQASLPYDDFDNQRALLSEAPGVNQLGVIGKAPGLVYEQASVAPGSTLPYREIGYNYLVSFDVKGEPEAKGAELFRSQDAVFYLSDPIKGMMGFARDGYLNTFNYKVLPGEHVTIGISGDNQATRLLVNGKVVEELNTQKRLYEEGKSSINYVRTLVFPLEKAGDFKSKITNLKVYRQ; via the coding sequence ATGAGACATGTAACTTACATTTGCACTTTAGTGGCTTTCTTGCTTTTCGCTTCGGTAGAAGGGAAGGCTGTGGTTAATCCGAAACCATTTGTAATTCCCGAATTGAAAGAGTGGAAAGGAAACGACGGTATGTTTATTCCAACAGAAAATACAAGAGTTGTCTATCCTGTAAACGACACTGAACTTCAGCGCGTTGCTCGTCTTTTTGCCGACGATTATAAAACGATGTTTGGTCGTTCTCTGGAAGTGGTAAAAGGAAAAGGAGGGGCAGGAGATTTTATTTTCTCACGCCGTGCAGACAAGAAGTTAGGGAAAGAAGGGTATGCAATTAAGGTGACTGACCGTGTACAATTGTCGGCTCCGGAATATATCGGGGTATATTGGGGAACCCGTACTTTGCTTCAGATAGCGGAGCAATCGGATAACAGACAGTTACCGAAAGGTACCATAAAAGATGCACCGGATTATCCGCTCCGTGGCTTTATGATAGATTGCGGACGAAAATTCATTCCACTTTCGTTCTTGCAGGATTATGTGAAGATTATGTCTTATTACAAGATGAATACGCTGCAAATTCACCTGAACGACAATGGCTTTTATAAATTATTCGAAAACGACTGGTCGAAAACGTACGCAGCGTTCCGTCTGGAATCGGATACATATCCCGGACTGGCTGCTAGAGACGGATATTATACCAAGAAGGAATTTATCGACTTGCAGAAACTTGCTGAGCAGAATTATGTAGATATTATTCCGGAAATCGACGTGCCTGCACACTCGCTGGCTTTTACTCATTATAAACCTGAAATTGGTAGCAAAGAGTACGGTATGGATCACCTCGATTTGTTTAACCCGGAAACATATACCTTTGTGGATGGACTGTTTAAGGAATATCTGGAAGGGGAAAATCCTGTGTTCCGTGGAAAGAAGGTTCATATTGGTACTGACGAATATTCGAATGCAAAGAAAGATGTGGTTGAAAAGTTCCGCTCTTTCACCGATCACTACATCCGTTTTGTAGAGAGCTTTGGCAAACAAGCTTGTGTTTGGGGGGCATTGACGCACGCTAAAGGAGATACTCCCGTGAAATCGGAAAATGTAATTATGGGTGCCTGGTATAATGGTTATGCTGACCCGGTAGAGATGAAAAAGCAAGGGTATAAACTGATTAGTGTTCCTGACGGACTGGTTTATATTGTACCTAAGGCAGGCTATTATTATGATTACCTCAATACGAAATATTTATATGAGAACTGGACTCCGGTGCATGTAGGCAAAGTTGTTTTTGACGAAAAAGACCCTGCCATACTGGGAGGTATGTTTGCTGTATGGAATGACCATGTGGGAAATGGTATTTCAACGAAAGATATTCATCACCGTTGTTATCCTGCATTGCAGACATTGGCGGTTAAGATGTGGACAGGCAAGCAGGCTTCTCTTCCTTATGACGATTTTGACAACCAACGCGCTCTGTTGAGTGAGGCTCCGGGGGTTAATCAGCTTGGAGTAATAGGTAAAGCGCCCGGATTGGTTTATGAACAAGCTTCGGTGGCTCCTGGCAGTACATTGCCTTATCGTGAAATAGGCTACAATTATCTGGTTTCTTTTGACGTAAAGGGTGAACCCGAAGCAAAAGGTGCAGAGCTTTTCCGTTCGCAAGATGCTGTATTCTATCTTTCGGACCCGATAAAGGGGATGATGGGCTTTGCTCGTGATGGGTATTTGAACACATTCAACTATAAGGTACTTCCGGGTGAACATGTAACGATTGGTATCAGTGGAGACAATCAGGCTACCCGTTTGTTGGTTAATGGAAAAGTTGTTGAGGAGTTGAACACTCAGAAACGTCTTTATGAAGAAGGCAAGAGTTCCATCAACTACGTGCGTACTTTGGTTTTCCCATTAGAGAAAGCGGGAGACTTCAAGAGCAAGATTACGAATTTAAAAGTATATCGTCAATAA